Proteins encoded in a region of the candidate division KSB1 bacterium genome:
- a CDS encoding PorV/PorQ family protein: protein MNKNKIIIMVLLVSLQGASIHAQDFAPVGTAVAQFLEIGVGGRGTAMGEAFTALTNDAGSVFWNPAGLVEIHKRNLYTAYTVWPADISIGSFSFAMDFGNLGTFAISSAYLMTGDMEITTVFQPEGTGENFSISNFSLGLSYARLLTDRLSVGVTTKIVREKYLDYGYTAWALDMGTLYRTGFHGLNLGMSILHFGPEIKFSGSYIDYSDPKSVDVNKPKTFETYSLPINFRIGISVNLLDTPHNTITTAADMIHPNNNLEQYNWGVEYCFNKMFFLRGGYRFNIDEGGFTFGTGLDLKAFGDRGAVIDYSFADLGVLKSVHRFSLALTF from the coding sequence ATGAATAAAAATAAGATTATTATCATGGTGTTGTTGGTCAGTTTGCAAGGGGCATCGATTCATGCCCAGGATTTCGCCCCTGTTGGAACTGCCGTCGCTCAATTTCTGGAAATTGGTGTTGGCGGCCGTGGTACTGCCATGGGCGAAGCTTTTACTGCGCTTACTAATGATGCTGGCTCTGTTTTCTGGAACCCAGCCGGATTGGTCGAAATCCATAAAAGAAATCTGTATACTGCGTATACGGTCTGGCCAGCCGATATTTCGATCGGTTCCTTCTCCTTCGCCATGGATTTCGGCAATCTCGGAACGTTTGCCATCAGCAGCGCCTATCTGATGACCGGTGATATGGAGATCACCACAGTCTTTCAGCCTGAAGGAACTGGGGAGAATTTCAGCATCAGCAATTTTTCGCTCGGACTCTCTTATGCCAGGTTGTTGACGGATCGGCTCTCGGTGGGAGTGACGACCAAAATTGTGCGCGAGAAATACCTCGATTATGGTTATACCGCTTGGGCCCTCGATATGGGTACGCTGTATCGGACTGGCTTCCATGGACTGAATTTGGGGATGTCGATTCTGCATTTTGGACCGGAAATCAAATTCAGCGGGAGCTATATCGATTATAGCGATCCGAAATCCGTGGATGTGAACAAGCCAAAAACATTTGAAACCTATTCGTTGCCCATCAACTTTCGCATCGGGATCAGTGTGAATTTGCTGGATACGCCCCATAATACGATCACCACAGCAGCCGATATGATTCATCCCAATAACAACCTCGAACAATACAACTGGGGCGTGGAGTATTGCTTCAATAAAATGTTTTTCCTCCGCGGCGGTTACCGATTCAATATTGATGAGGGCGGTTTTACTTTTGGCACTGGGCTCGACCTCAAAGCATTCGGGGACCGCGGCGCCGTGATCGATTATTCGTTTGCTGATCTGGGCGTGTTGAAAAGCGTCCATCGGTTTTCGCTTGCGTTGACTTTTTAA